The Thermoflexus sp. region AGCGGCGCGAGTCCAGATCTCCGAATCCCCCTGAGGTCCATGCATGGCGATGGACAGGGCGAAGATCCATAAGACGGGTGAGCCTTCGTGCGGGATCTGGTCTATCTTCTGGATCAGCTGAACTGGATCAGCCTGATCGATATCGGGTTGGTGGCTCTCCTCTTTTTCGGGATCCTGTATTCCCTGAAAGGGACACCAGCCGTTACGTTGATCCGGGGCCTGTTCATCCTGATCCTGCTGGTCCTGATCCTGAGCGGGCCCTTGAGTTCCCTTCGGGCGATGCGCTGGCTTCTGCAGCGAACCCTGCCGGCCCTCCTGATCGCCATCCCCATCATTTTCCAGCCGGAACTCCGTCGAGCCCTGGAGCGGTTAGGCCGCCTGGGGCTCTGGCTGCAGCGAGATCCTCAGGGGGCGCGAGTCGATGAGGTGATCGAGGCCCTGGTGCAGGCGTGCCCCCGCCTGGCGGAGCGCCGGCATGGCGCCCTGATCGTTCTGGAGCGCACCACAGGCCTTGAGAACTACATCGAAACGGGGATCCGGCTGGATGCCCGGGTGACCCCGGAGCTGTTGATGACGATCTTCGCACCAAACACGATTTTGCATGACGGCGCAGTGATCATCCGGGATGGGCGGGTGGTGGCCGCCGGTTGTATCCTGCCGCTTACCACCGGATGGGTGGGGGATCCGCAGCTGGGCCTGCGCCATCGCGCGGCCATCGGGATCACGGAAGTGAGCGACGCCC contains the following coding sequences:
- the cdaA gene encoding diadenylate cyclase CdaA yields the protein MRDLVYLLDQLNWISLIDIGLVALLFFGILYSLKGTPAVTLIRGLFILILLVLILSGPLSSLRAMRWLLQRTLPALLIAIPIIFQPELRRALERLGRLGLWLQRDPQGARVDEVIEALVQACPRLAERRHGALIVLERTTGLENYIETGIRLDARVTPELLMTIFAPNTILHDGAVIIRDGRVVAAGCILPLTTGWVGDPQLGLRHRAAIGITEVSDALAIVISEERGTISVALNGRMVRRLDARRLELVLRNFYSPPPEVERTRRWFQELRELGRRAWILFFPHQGS